In Macaca thibetana thibetana isolate TM-01 chromosome 12, ASM2454274v1, whole genome shotgun sequence, the genomic window CCCACCACTTGCTTTTGTGTGACTTCACGCATCTACCTACATCCTTTATCCCTGAAAACGGTTGAGTTTTTGAGTTTTAATGTCAGTTTGACATAGTTGGAGTTCATCAGAGCTCAGTTTGGGGTTCTTTTctccccctcttccttctttcccaagCTAGTGACATCCATTCCTCCTAGCTCAAATTTGATCTCAAGATAAAGTATGTCATCATAGCTAACTTTTAAGAGCTTTTTAGGTATCAGGCACTACTTTAAGCATATtgcatgcattaactcatttactccTTTAGAGAATCCTATGAGCTGGATACTGTTATCTCCATCATTTAAGAAAGAGGAACTGAGAGActgagtaacttgtccaaggtcacacagtgtgGATAAAGCCCGAATCTGAATCAGGCCACCTGGCAGCAGGGCTCCTACTCTTGGCCAGCCTGTCCTAATGCCTATGTAATATGTATGAAACATGATCTCACTTGTATGGTCTCTTAAACTTTACTGATTCTGTGAGCCCCCACAGTAGAGCTACCCATTTGGGGAGACAGGACTGGTGTGATAAAACACTGATGCAGTTCACAAGAAAGCAAGAGAACTGTTTCCCTGTTTCAGAGATAGATGAATTAATGTTAAATGTCTTATCCACATCACTTGTTTCATTCACATTCACAAAGAACTgtctatttaaaatagaaaatacctcATTACTTACCTTTGATATCTCTATGGACAATCATATTACTATGCAAATAATGGACACCCTCCAGAATCTGACGGGTGTATTTCCTAGTCACATTCTCAGTAAGAGCGCCATATGCTTTTAATTGGTCCTTAATTGAACCCTaggagaaaacaacaacaacaactactgTATATGGTTTGAAATGAAAACTGCTATTAAATCTTTATTGGTAAAGAGGCCAGGAATTCTCATCTCACTTGTCTAAGCATGTCctacttgaattttatttattttgttcttattctgtttttaaagtattttattgacATCTGCTGATTTTCTCAGGAAAAGGAATGGGTATAACTAGAAAGAACatatatgacattttaaagttttttctttatataagaaaaaactCAACACTCAAGTTCGAAACATGAGAACATACACAAAAGGAGAACTTCAGATTTTCTCAAGTGTTTTTTAGGGCAGGATAAGGTGCCATCTCTGAGAAAGCTGAATCAGTCTGAAGTGAGGCATAggtatttgaattttgaaaaagcTTCCCTAGTGATTCCAATGTACAAGTTTGATTAATCATCcctttaaaagacagaaataaaatgcttCCTGAGGGACAAATCTCTTTTTTGACAGGAAAATACATCCGAATGTTTCTGCCTTTCCTTGAATTTTGGTAAACGGTGTACTCTGTCACATGAAAGTAAATCCTTGGATTTTACAGATTTAACCATTTGTCCTTTCCACTGTTTATGAGCCATCCTTGGAGGGAGAGCATTTTGCAATTCTGTGGACCCAAACTTGTAAATCACACATATGGAAAGGAGCAAGGGTGCCCAGTCAACTACTGACACCTACAGTTCAGCACAGCTTGTTTGTTCAGTCTACTGTGTCTCTACCTGTAGGATTATacagaagaggccaggcacagtagtttatgcctgtaatcccagcactttgggaggctgaggaaggcagatcacctgaggtcaggagttcaagaccagcctggccaacagggtgaaaccccatgtctattaaaaatacaaaaattacacaggtatcggccgggcatggtgactcatgcttgtaatcccatcactttgggaggctgaggcgggtggatcacctgaggtcaggagttcaagaccagcctggccaacacggtgaaaccccgtctctactaaaaatacaaaaaattagctgggcgtggtggcggatgcctgtaacccagctactcaggaggctgaggcaggagaaatgatttaattcgggaggcagaggttaaagtgagccgagatcgcaccactacactccagcctaggcaacaaagcgagactccatctcaaaaaataaaaattatggccgggagcagtggctcatgcctgtaatcccagcactttgggaggctgaagcgggtgcatcacctgaggtcagcagtttgagaccagcctggccaacacagtgaaaccccgtctctactaaaaatacaaaaattagctgggtgtgctggtgtgcacctgtaatcccagctacacgggaggctgaggcaggagaattacttgaaccgggaggcagaggttgcagtgagctgagagcatgccattgcccagcctgggcaacaagagcgaaactccatctcaaaaataaataaataaaataaaaattatggaaatacatgtatttttaaatgagtaaacatATCAATCACCACCTTGAAAATCATTAATACTAGATgtactctattaaaaaataaaatatacataatgacAGATGTCACAAATCACATTTTATAACTCCTAATGAAATTATAGACTCTAGTGATGACTATCAGTGCTAAAAACAGTAGGTGGATAGTTGAAAAGGAACGGGCTATTCATATGTGCCACTGCTATATCTCTTATTACTTTCTGGTctgcaggaaaaaacaaaactttacagTGCAGGAATCAATATGTCAATCACCCTCATCTAATGATTGGTCTTTGCATTGCTACAGTGGAATAACCAGAATAACCAGAAACTGGCTCCTGATAGGATGCATAGCTTCATCTATGATGTATCAAATTTGAATGTGAATCTAATTTAGACCTTAGATCTAACTTGATAATAAATAAAGggataaaagaacaaattaaaatccACATGCTGATTTCGgcagcacatacactaaaattagaatgatacagagaagattagcacagcccctgcgcaaggatgacatggaaatttgtgaagcattccatataactaaaaatataaaaaatttaaaacaaaaaaacaaaatccacaagAATGCAATTAGAGAAATCCATgagagttttttgggtttttttttttgcaaattcttCCAGATCCTGAGAGTGAAGACTCTTAACAGGCTATCTTCCTCTCTTTGTCAAATCTGTATCATGTACAAACTGACTGCTCTAGatagtaatcctagcactttgggaggccaaggcagaagaatcactgagtttgaaaccagcctaggtagcagagtgagaccttgcctctctttctaagaattataaaaaattgtttaaaaagagaTAATTAAGGAGCATAACAATTAAATGTAATGTATCATCCTAGACTGGAACTTGGTGTGAATATATCAGCTATAATGGGCATTTTAGGGCATTTAAGGAAATCTCAAGATAGACTGCTAAGATGTCTGTAACCTACTTTAGAATACTTTAGCATTAAtgagttaaaaaatacaaagacagaTGAAGAGGACAGAAAATATAACCCAGCTCTAATTTAAAACTCTTTCAAAATGTCTTTAACTAGGGTTAACATTTTATAATCTAcggtttttttgtctttcttttattaaCTGTAATTTTAAATGGAATGTGCATTTTCAAAAAGATGTACTAACTTACCCCTGGcatatattccataaatatggAAAGTGTTTTTTCCTGGGGATCCCTCAAACAGCCATAATACTGAACAATTCGCTCATGCAGCAAGTTTTTCAGCAACTGAATTTCACATTCAAGTGCGTTTACTTCCTGAAAGAGAGAATTCATTGTTAAGTCTTCAACAATGTCAGTAAAAGCAAAAAATTCTAACTTCATGGACCATCAAGGTGATTTCATTCTGAAAATTTTAGTTCCCAGTAACAAATATCTGAAAGTCTCTAACCGATAACTTTTTAAACAGTCCTTGATGATATGCCAAAGCAACACTGAATCAGATTAATATTATAACTGaagtactaaaaaagaaaaatacatattgaaaAGTAGATAAATATATCTAAtctgttttacaaataatttatactAAAGAAAACTGTACTTTTTAGTAAAAATGCTTCTTATTTAGAATGTAAGGGGCTTAatgttaaaagaataataataaataaaatttcttataatGTGACAAAGTAAATGTGTGCAGTGATTTTTACCTTGCTGGTCTCAGGACTATCAGGATCAAACTGAACTTGCTTAACAGCCAATTCTCTTCCTGTATCAACATCATAACAGAGGTAGACCCTTCCAAAGGCTCCTTGGCCAAGCAGTTTGCCCAATCTCCAGTTGGTTGGAGCCCGAGGTGCTGAAAAAGAACACGTTCTTAAAGTGAAATATCAAACAGCACACAAATGGTTAATAACTAAATGAACATACTGCATTAGTGACATCCTCCATTGAATGTGCTTGGATATAAGGGAAAATTATGATTATCCAAATTCACATAGGTACCgcctttcaaaattttctctttcatcCGTTTTCTACAAATCCTAAACCAAAAAAAGATTCATATCCCAAGAGTCATTTTGTTCtgaaattgttttcctaattaCACGTGACAGCATCTTTCTTTCACTCAATCTAAGATGCCAAAGACTGTAAGATGCACCATTTCTAATCTTCACTGCAGTAATATTTGTACTTAGTTTTTCAGCCTCCACCTACAATGTAGAAAGCTGGAAAAAGTATCAATCCCATACAAACAAGAGAAATCTGGGTAATCtacaaaatttaacttttattgaaCACATATCAAAAAGCTAAGATTGCAGGGCAACCAACTAACCTGAAATCGAAGGAAAAAGTGGCATCTCCAAGGAGAGACAGAACAGAAGCACTGACTCACTTATGGCAAAGCACAGAGAAAGACCCACACCAGCAGGGAATAATTCACCTCCATTTTAAACAAATGTGGGCTGGCATGAGAGTATTGAACCCTTGGGAGATCCAGACACAGGTGAGCTCACACCTGCTCAAAGTCTTTTCTGTGGACCTCTACCATGCACTCACAGGGGCAGGAGACACCAGGGAAAGCCTCCCTTGGTAGTCAAGGCCTGGAGAAGGGGAATGGCCCACTGTTGTGGGAAATGCAGAAAGCCCTTCCACACCCCTCTCCCCTAAGAAACAAGAGCCTTCAGCTGCTGGAGAAAGCAGAAAACCCTGCCACCCCTGCGTTACAGGGAAAGACCTCCTGAGACTAGgggagtgagaaagaaagaaaacaaacaaacaaactctacCCCTGACAGAGAAGCTGGAAACCTTCTGTGACCCTGACCATTAGAGCACTCCTACTCCTGGAAGATGGGTAAGCCCATCTCTGAGAACGGAGGAGATAAAGCCTGCCTAAGACTGAAGCTGGATAGGACAACACAGAACCTTCTATTCTGCCTCCCCATCCTAGGCTTGCAAGTAGCAGCAATCCACTACTGAGAGCACAAGGCCATAGAGAGATCCTCCCTCTCTGAGAAGTAGGCACAAAAGGAAGgtcaaggccgggtgcagtgacccacacctgtaatcccagcactttgggaggccaaggcaggtggattacctgaggtcaggagttcaagaccagcctggccaatgtggcaaaaccccatttctactaaaaaaaaaaaaaaaaaaaaaaaaaaaaaaaaaaaaaaaaaaaaagccaggtgtggtggcggacacctgtaattgcagctacttgggaggctgatgcaggagaatcgcttgaacccaggagggggaggttgcagtgagccagtatcgcgcccctgcactccaacctgggcaactccatctcaaaaacaaacaaacaaacaaacaaacaaacaaacaacgcTGATGGAGCAGGACGGCTGAGAAAATCCCTTTAGGAAACCAGTACAAAGTAATTCAAAGAATTTAAAGTCAGTGGTGCATAGGGACCACGGCAACAACAAAATCCAAACCCAGCTCAACTCCTGACTAGACTGACTCAGCTTCTCATAGTTATGGCCTAGCAGAAGAAGAGCTATGCCTATTTCCAGGCATACATTCTATTCACCTCCTCCTTTATCCTATACATGATATCTGGCATTCACTGTAAAATGATGGCATAAAAAAGCAACCCTTCCAAAGAAAATCAAGAGAGAAAGCAATTAATACAACCAGACTCAGAAGGTTCAGAcgggaaatttaaaataacttgacTAACATGTTAAAGGTTCTAATGGAAAAGGTAGACAACATGCATGAACAGATGGTGAACAGAGCAATGGAAACTACAGGAATGAGTCACATGAAAATGCATGAAATAAAGAACAATGACAGAAATTAAGAATTCCTTCAACAGGATCATAAATAGATGCAAcaaggctgaggaaagaatcagtgaacctGAAAATAGATCAATGGGGCCAGAGagagggggcggggagggagagatagagagtgtgtgtgtgtgggagagggagaaaaaacagAGGTATGAGACAGTATCAAATAGTCTAGTGTACAGGTAATAGGAAtcccaaaagaaaaaggaagaatgagacagaaaaaaTACTTGGAGAGGTAACAACTGAGAACTTTTCACaaactataaatataataaactgaAAGAACACCAGCTGGGAACCCTACACAAATATACCTAGACACATCTTATTCACACTgtagaaaatcaaagacaaaatcttgaaagcagctgGGACAGCTGCGGGGGAAGAAAGCATATTACATATggaggaacaaagataagaattataGCAGATTTCTCTTCAGGAAGTATATACGCCAGAAGACAATGGGACAATAGCTTTAAAGTGCtagaaaggccaggtgcagtggctcacactgtaattccagcactttgggaggttgtggcaggtggatcagcttaagcccaagagttcaagaccagcctgggcaacacagcaaaaccctgtctccacaaaaaatacaaaaattatctgggcatggtggtgcatgcctgtaatgccagatacttgagagtctgaggtgggagaattgcttgagcccaggaggcagaggttgcaatgagttgagattgcaccacggcctgagtgacagagtgagatcctgtcacaaaaatgaaggagaaatacagacttttttcaaacaaacaaaagctgaatgAACTTACTACCAGCAAGTCTATTTTACAAGAAAGGTTAAAATGCAgtttttcaggcagaaggaatttGATACCCAACAGATCTTGGATCTGTCTTTGTTTATATAGATTTTGGATCTATACAAAgatctataaaaatgaatatactgaaaatatatataaaagacatttttctcttatttttaatcaCTTCAAAAGATAGCTgtctaaagcaaaaataacagcAATATAGCATGGGGTCAATATGGATAGAAAAGTAAACTATGATACACTAGCACAAAAAAGGAATTCAGAGtatgtaaatagtgctgtaacaAACATCTTCGAGCATGAATCTTTGTATACACTGATTACATAATAAGGTCTAAATGCTTTGCAATCCGGCCTGAGTTACCACTGTAGGCCTATTCCCACTATTTCAAGTAAGATACCCCCACATCAGCCAAAAATTGAACTATTCACCATTTTTAGATGATGTTATGGCCTCTTGCACATTATCTCCTCAGCTGGTGATTTCTACTCACATTTAAATGCTATACAATTATTTCTCCATATATCAGCTACCCCATTAGATTATGTCTTAAGAGATTATGTTTGAAATCTCAGTGGTAGGCATTCAACCTCAGTGGCAGGCATTCAACAAGGATAtgtgaaatgaatggataaaaaatgacTAGTTGGTAATAGTTTTCCTAATACAAGTGAAGAACAGAATTATCTAAGGTAATTAACAGTGATACCATGCTTATACCTGACATTCCAACTACCTTTAGAAACACCATTATTACCTTTTTTGAGTAGTTCATCTGACCCCAAAAACTCACTTAGGATTTATTCCTTTTAATACTATAAAATTCTGCAAAGGTTCTGCTCTACATTTCACTATGCCAAGTTCTATTACTTACAACGGCTGGGTGGGCTGATGTCCATTACGGTCAAAGTAGGATTGTCTATGTCACTTCCCCTTCTTCTTATTCGACTATCATCATACTCTGGGGTAAAGATACTGCTTCCACTACTGGTGCTTAAGGAGTGATCAGTAGGACTGAAACTCACAGGAGACCGGAAGCTGGTCCCCTGGGTCCTTCTAGCTCTTGGAAAAGTTTTACGACctacaaaatgaaaagagaatgacCTTATACCTTTTATTAATATGCTgtacttttaaagtatttaaaatttgtacCGTAGAGAATAGAAATTTGTCCTGTGACTAGGCTAAGAAACTGAAATAGCAATGATTGggtgggaaaaaataaacagaacctGAATATGAATTCAAATAATCTCTTATGATAAAACATGTATGagtgtgctcacacacacatacacacacaaatcataAAAAGGAACCTCCTCGCTtctggagaaaaaggagaaaaaaaatttactctcATTTCCAATAATGATTTTAAGATCTAAAACAAAGATTCAAAAGTTCATAGgtagtaatttctttcttttctttttgagacggagtttcactcttgttgcccaggctggaatgcagtggtacaatcttggctcactgcaacctccacctcccaggttcaagtgattctcctgtctcagcctcccaagtagctgggattacaggcgcccaccaccatgcccagctaatttttcatattttcagtagagacagggtttcatcatgttggccaggccggtctcgaactcctgacctcaggtgatccacccacctcggcctcccaaagtgctgggattacaggcatgagccaccgcacctggcaagtaattttttttcttaaagggatGATGTAAGTATCAATCTCATCATCAAGGAGTAATTTtctaatatcatttaaaaattacttcttttggatgggtgcagtggctcatgcctgtaattccagcaatttgggaggcaaaggcaggcagatcacctgagcccaggagtttgagaccagtctgggcaacatggcgaaaccccatctctactaaaaatataaaaattaggctgggcacagtggctcacgcctgtaatcctagcactctgggaggccgaggcgggtgaatcactgaagatcaggagttttgagaccagcctggccaacatggcaaaaccccgtctagattaaaaatacaaaaattagccaggtgtggtggcgggcacctgtaatcccagctacttgggaggctgaggcaagagaatcccttcaacccaggaggcagaggctgcagtgagctgagatcgtaccactgcactctggcctgggagaaagagcaagactccacctcaaaaaaaaaaaaaaaattagccaggcatggtggcatgcacctataatcccagctacttgggaggctgaggcaggagaatcgcttgaacccaggaggtggagggtgcagtgagcagagatcatgccactgcactccagcctgggtgacagagtgagactctgtctagggggaaaaaaaaaaaaaagaaaattactccattttggccaggtgcagtggctcacacctgtaatcccagcactttgggaggctgaggcaggaggactgcttgagcccaagactttaagaccagcctgggcaacatggtgggacACTCTctgcacaaaaaaaaatttttaattagctgggtgtgatggcaaatgcctgtaatggCACACATCTGaactcaggaagccaaggcaggaagaccacttgagcccaggaatttgaagttacagtgagctaagatcatgccgcagcactcctgcctgggcagcaaAACTTTggctcttaaaacaaaaaagtattccTTTTCTTTAAGGTACAGCCAAGTCTTATAAGTTGACATAAAGCCAAAATGCccattatatttttgttataacaCAATTTCCTCATATTTTTCTAATGGTATTACACAAAtatgaggtttaaaaaaatttttttttatttattttcgtTGTTGAGAGTTTTAACTGTTCTTGTGGTCTAATTGCCAGAAACTTACCATCATTATACTCTTGATGATGATATGAAACATGATACCTTCTTGGATATGTTCCTCCTTTTCCAAATTTCTCAAAGATAGGGTTATCATAGTCTGTTAAGACATATGAGAtggttatcttttattttaaaaaatagttaaatatttcTAATGATGAAAAgcacatttatacatttttatttgacttttcaaaaatctcccctctccttcccagcCAAAACATTATCCAATgacataaacatttaaacatttagaatttaTAAAGTCTAACCTGAAAATTCCTGATGATTATCTGGGTAGCTCTGTGCCCTAGGCATTCGTGATTTTGGATAGCTctctctataaagaaaaaaatgtcacatTAAGTTTACAGTAAGTAcgtaagacattaaaaaaaatctttaagcaATATCTATATCTGTACCTCTCTGTATGGGTGTGTGTAAAGGAGCTCACTTTGAAAGGTTACcgtaactaaaaaagaaaaactacactaACTTGGTACATGTAGGCAAAGAGCCTGGCTTTAAAAATTAACCTTACAGTACAGTGGAAGAATGATGTATTTTGGAATCATAGGTGTTTCTAAGCACTGTGTTTCAATCCAAGCTCTGCCACTTAACTATGTAACCTTGGCAAATCACCCTTCTgcatcaacaaaaaagataatttccaACTAATCAAGTGTATACAAGTAAGGTGTCCAGGATAGTTTTTTGCAAATGATGAGTACTCAAATATATAGCTTTCTCATTACTACTTCCGTGAATTTCTTAAATGTCTACCTTGAGGTAGACATTGACACATACAgaaatttcatatacatggaCAAAAGAAACTTAAATGTGCATTCCCATAcaatattagttattttttcagaATTTGCTTTCATAAAGCAATTCCAGAGAGGATTACCAAGAATACTGTCCTACTGAGACCAGAAGGGGGAGCACTTGTaacaaaaaattcacattttgcaACTTCATCCTTCTCATATTCCTGAACAGCTTTTTCACAAAAGTACTTAAATGTTTGCCTACACGTACCAACATGGCACAGTGGGCTACAATTaccaataatttaaattatttctaatctgGTGCCAGAATGAACATAATCCTGAACAGGTGAAATAACTTAGGaaatctccaaaaacaaacatattaatGTAAAAGTTGATAGCATTTtcacacacacagttttaaaagtaaatgtacaTAAATTCTAAATTTGATTTGCCTTCAAACACACAATTTTGACATGCAGGAATATTCAAACTATTATAATCAGGtatcatttttaataacaaagaTACTGAATTCCATGAGGTAAAGGGATTTATACACACTGCAAAAATTAATCTGCCATCAGTATATACAAGTACCAATTATATTCCTCTGAATGTAGCACAAAAAAGTTACTGATAATTCAACATGCTATGAATATTTACCCatatctattaaaaaagaaaaactactataaactgagcatggtggttcatgtgtgtaatcccagcgctttaggaggccaaggcaggaggtttgcttgagcccaggagttcgagatcagcctgggtaacaaagtgaaacccccatctctacaaataatacaaacaacttagccagatgtggtattAATAGCAAATGCCTTTGGTCCTAGCTCCTCAGGGGtcggaggtgggaggactgatagagcccaggaggtcaaggctgcagtaagctgcattcaagccactgcactccagcctgggtgacagcaaaactctgtctcaaataaacaaaccatCCCAAAACTACGATAAATATTACCCATCCAAAGGACTATCAAGTGATGGACAACTTCCTGAGCCAGAATTTTCAGGGCTGCTTAAAGATAACGGATCCAGCatctaggaaaaaaaagcagttccaccatgattcaattagaTATAACCAAAAGTTGCTTATTAAAAAAAACCTTCCTTAATGAGACATActtcatgtaacataaaattcacccatttaaagtatacaagtcAAGGCTTTTAGAATACTGAGAGCTGTGCAACCCTCACTCACCACAATTTTAGAATAATTCCATACTCAATAGTGGTCACTCTCCAGAGTTACTCATTTTCAAATGTCCCTTGTAAGCAAGCCACGACTTCAAAATTTcctaagagaaaaatattctttctctatAGACTATTGACTAAATAATTAAAAGCTACAACATTTCACACTATTTTGCTTACTGAAAACTGAACAATGGCCCCACCGAAACTGAGACTAATGACACTATGACTGTTACATTATTAGAAAATGTGAACTACTATAATAGTGTGAACATATAATGCAATGCAATGTTAAGGGAATAATAGCAACtccatgaaaacattttaatactataaaactgaagtattttttaaatgtttccgaAAGTTTACAAACCTCAGTTTCGTGAAGTTAAATATTTGTAGTTTCATTCGAtctttcaaatgtttaaaaaaaaaacaatctggCTATTAATTCCAGGATTACAAAGCAAATGCATTATCATTCACTcactctcattcattcacttactgagCAATAAAAAACCAGCTGTATTCCAGCTTTCTTTACACAGGCACAAGTACATTAACGGgcattttcctatattttttctattttgttcagtTAAGAAGATATGTAATTAGAGAAgagataacacacacacacacacacacacacacacacacacccccagttACCTGCCAGATCACACTGACCCTGACAACAtctctttaaattaaatttaaaaactcaaacttTTGCTTACTTGGTCCATGCTCTCTGGAATGAATTCTCCTTCACTGTTGATACTAGTGAATGACCCATTTCGGGCAACCTGGTGTAATTCATCTGGAATGTATCCTGGGGGAGGAGAACTTCTATCTCTACTAGTAGGAcctcaaggaagaaaaataatgtaatttataattatagGCAAGGGAatcaagttttgttttaaataggctATATTTCTGAATTATATCAATAATACTTTCagcaaaagaaaattcagtttttattaaAACTTGTCAGAACATTCATTTGTAAAACTTCAAATGGTTTTATAACCTTTGTAAATTCCCACCCTATCATAATTATTAACCTCACCATAATATTACATTTATACTCACTAGGTAGTATCGTATTCTGACTGCTAATGGAATGATAATACAATATAGATTTCCGGCATTAAGACAGTTTAAGTAATCACATTTCTTATGAGACAATAACCCACTTTATTTTACTTGGTTCTGTGGAAATGATGCTATATTTATTAGTACAGTGTCTCACCTTTCCTCATAGTTTTTTGAAATTAAACTATAAGACAGATATGGGGAAGTTATGTGAGCATTTAAGTTCTGGTccaatttaaagcaaaaaaggTTTCAGCTTCATGTAAAGGAGTCATTGTGAGTATATGCAAGCATTTGTTAGTGAgacagggagaaagaagagagcaaAATGATTACCAAGACATGTGCATAAAAGAGAATACTGTCTACACTTGTCTGTAAAATGATTAGGAGCTCAATTTGAGTCAGGATTGATTTAGGCATCATAACAACCGTAGCCACAATAATATTGGTCcctaatatttttattccttccatATCCCCGTGCTTACAAAAGAAGATCAATATAGTCAATTACCAAAAGGagatagaactaaaaaaaaaaaaaaaaaaaaaaggctatgaaAATTTTGTCTCCCTATTTGACAACCCATTTTTCACAGT contains:
- the MAP3K2 gene encoding mitogen-activated protein kinase kinase kinase 2 codes for the protein MMDDQQALNSIMQDLAVLHKASRPALSLQETRKAKSSSPKKQNDVRVKFEHRGEKRILQFPRPVKLEDLRSKAKIAFGQSMDLHYTNNELVIPLTTQDDLDKAVELLDRSIHMKSLKILLVINGSTQATNLEPLPSLEDLDNTVFGAERKKRLSIIGPTSRDRSSPPPGYIPDELHQVARNGSFTSINSEGEFIPESMDQMLDPLSLSSPENSGSGSCPSLDSPLDGESYPKSRMPRAQSYPDNHQEFSDYDNPIFEKFGKGGTYPRRYHVSYHHQEYNDGRKTFPRARRTQGTSFRSPVSFSPTDHSLSTSSGSSIFTPEYDDSRIRRRGSDIDNPTLTVMDISPPSRSPRAPTNWRLGKLLGQGAFGRVYLCYDVDTGRELAVKQVQFDPDSPETSKEVNALECEIQLLKNLLHERIVQYYGCLRDPQEKTLSIFMEYMPGGSIKDQLKAYGALTENVTRKYTRQILEGVHYLHSNMIVHRDIKGANILRDSTGNVKLGDFGASKRLQTICLSGTGMKSVTGTPYWMSPEVISGEGYGRKADIWSVACTVVEMLTEKPPWAEFEAMAAIFKIATQPTNPKLPPHVSDYTRDFLKRIFVEAKLRPSADELLRHMFVHYH